A single window of Lysobacter oculi DNA harbors:
- a CDS encoding group III truncated hemoglobin — MGTSSVELVREDIERLIDAFYDRVQADPILGPVFNPAVHDWPAHKATLVQFWSSIMLGTREYRGNPMAAHTPHPIVDAHFGHWLALWRDTAHQVLTPEQAEAFYERAQRIAQSLRYGLGLDRSRPLMMHPGH; from the coding sequence ATGGGAACCTCGTCCGTCGAACTGGTCCGCGAAGACATCGAACGCCTGATCGATGCCTTCTACGACCGCGTGCAGGCCGACCCGATCCTCGGGCCGGTGTTCAACCCCGCCGTCCACGACTGGCCGGCGCACAAGGCCACGCTGGTGCAGTTCTGGTCATCGATCATGCTCGGCACCCGCGAATACCGCGGCAACCCGATGGCCGCCCACACGCCGCATCCCATCGTCGATGCGCACTTCGGTCACTGGCTGGCGCTGTGGCGCGACACCGCCCACCAGGTGCTGACGCCCGAGCAGGCTGAGGCTTTCTACGAGCGCGCCCAGCGCATCGCCCAGAGCCTGCGTTACGGCCTGGGGCTGGACCGCAGCCGGCCGCTGATGATGCATCCCGGCCACTGA
- a CDS encoding DUF3999 domain-containing protein gives MLGAADYAREWPLALGSPDAGAYRITLDEAVYRAATDAALRDVDVVDANGQPVPAMLFAADAPAAQPGVRIALPWFPLPGSDALPNSALRVASERSTDGRVLKVEVREGIGNAAQPASNWLLDASAVSGLRAIELRFAPGADFESTVRVEGSDDLQQWRTLNAGTNVLRLTRDGRQLSQTRIVLDDSTRYLRLVPAQLGLPALEGAQGETKDQAAAIDRQWIVLDAARVSPDGKQFEFDVAGRFAFDQADIALPGNAAGSWRLDSRDASGDAPWRGQAGPWTLFKLGESERSAPQMLQSGSRDRHWRLTRNTATGTQPQLKLGWQPEVLVFVASGTPPYRLVAGSVRSKRVDAPIDDLLAQMRVRRGADWQPAEARLAGAEQAGNPEALQPRPQPRDWKHVALWALLVLAAMVVGFFALSLLRAQPPVDGGQGS, from the coding sequence ATGCTGGGTGCAGCCGATTACGCGCGCGAATGGCCGTTGGCGTTGGGTTCGCCGGATGCCGGCGCCTATCGCATCACGCTGGACGAAGCGGTGTATCGCGCCGCGACCGATGCCGCCCTGCGCGATGTGGATGTGGTGGATGCGAACGGCCAGCCGGTCCCGGCCATGCTGTTTGCAGCCGACGCGCCGGCTGCGCAACCCGGCGTCCGCATCGCGCTGCCGTGGTTCCCGTTGCCGGGCAGTGATGCCTTGCCGAACAGTGCGCTGCGCGTGGCCAGCGAACGCTCCACCGATGGGCGCGTGCTGAAGGTCGAAGTGCGCGAAGGCATAGGCAACGCCGCGCAACCCGCTTCGAACTGGCTGCTGGATGCGAGCGCGGTGTCCGGCCTGCGTGCCATCGAGCTGCGGTTCGCGCCGGGGGCGGATTTCGAAAGCACGGTCCGTGTCGAAGGCAGTGACGACCTGCAGCAATGGCGCACCCTCAACGCCGGCACGAATGTGCTTCGGCTCACGCGGGATGGCCGGCAGTTGTCGCAGACACGCATCGTGCTGGATGACAGCACGCGCTACCTGCGGCTGGTGCCGGCACAACTCGGTCTCCCCGCATTGGAAGGCGCGCAGGGCGAGACGAAAGACCAGGCGGCTGCCATCGACCGCCAGTGGATCGTGCTGGATGCGGCGCGCGTGTCGCCGGATGGCAAGCAGTTCGAATTCGATGTCGCAGGCCGTTTCGCCTTCGACCAGGCGGACATCGCGCTGCCCGGGAACGCCGCCGGCAGCTGGCGTCTGGACAGCCGCGATGCATCGGGGGATGCGCCGTGGCGCGGCCAGGCCGGGCCGTGGACGCTGTTCAAGCTCGGCGAAAGCGAACGTTCCGCGCCGCAGATGCTGCAGTCCGGTTCGCGTGATCGCCATTGGCGGCTGACCCGCAATACGGCGACCGGCACGCAACCTCAGCTCAAACTGGGCTGGCAGCCGGAAGTGCTGGTTTTCGTCGCCAGCGGCACGCCGCCGTACCGGCTGGTGGCGGGCAGCGTGCGCTCAAAACGCGTCGATGCCCCCATCGACGACCTGCTGGCGCAGATGCGCGTACGGCGGGGTGCCGATTGGCAACCCGCAGAAGCCCGCCTCGCCGGGGCGGAGCAGGCGGGCAATCCCGAGGCCCTGCAACCCAGGCCGCAGCCGCGTGACTGGAAACACGTCGCGCTGTGGGCCCTGCTGGTGCTGGCCGCGATGGTGGTGGGCTTCTTCGCGCTCTCGCTGCTACGCGCCCAACCGCCCGTTGACGGTGGTCAAGGCAGCTGA
- the pyk gene encoding pyruvate kinase produces the protein MTGHRRRTRILATLGPATDAPGVLDALIAAGVDCVRLNFSHGDPAAQVQRAHDLREAAMRAGREIGILADLPGPKIRVERFAQGKVALKAGERFDLVAREHPEPGTASEVGVSYLGLPGDVAPGDVLLLDDGMVQLRVDRVEGERIVSTVLNDSVLSDRKGLNKQGGGLSLGAITERDRELIRIAAQIGVDFIAVSFCRTADDMHEARRIAREAGSAAALVSKIERAEAIENLAEIVEASDVVMVARGDLGVEIGDAALPGLQKKIIKESIERNKLVITATQMLQSMVDSPMPTRAEVLDVANAVIDGTDAVMLSQETAAGRYPVLAVEAMARICVGAEATFDRDHDYEQAQRDLQRADHAIAMATMFLTEHVGLAAILAMTESGGTARYLSRFRSPVPIYAFTRHADARRRMSLMRDVFPIDFDSRGLAARDAAVSSVRRLYEQGALATGDRVVFTSGDTMEQHGATNTLRLLEVGEGGAARGLGEL, from the coding sequence ATGACCGGACACCGCCGCCGCACCCGCATCCTCGCCACGCTTGGTCCCGCGACTGACGCGCCCGGTGTCCTCGACGCGCTGATCGCCGCCGGCGTGGATTGCGTGCGGCTCAACTTCTCGCATGGCGATCCGGCCGCGCAGGTGCAGCGCGCGCACGACCTGCGCGAAGCGGCGATGCGGGCCGGCCGCGAGATCGGCATCCTCGCCGACCTGCCGGGCCCGAAGATCCGCGTCGAGCGTTTCGCCCAAGGCAAGGTGGCGCTGAAGGCGGGCGAACGCTTCGACCTGGTCGCGCGCGAGCACCCGGAACCCGGCACCGCGTCGGAGGTGGGTGTGAGCTACCTCGGGCTGCCGGGTGACGTCGCGCCCGGCGACGTGCTGCTGCTGGACGACGGCATGGTGCAGCTGCGCGTGGACAGGGTGGAAGGCGAGCGCATCGTCAGCACCGTGCTCAACGATTCGGTGCTGTCCGACCGCAAGGGGCTCAACAAGCAGGGTGGCGGGCTGTCGCTGGGCGCGATCACCGAGCGCGACCGCGAGCTGATCCGCATCGCCGCGCAGATCGGCGTCGATTTCATCGCGGTGTCGTTCTGCCGCACCGCCGACGACATGCACGAGGCCCGCCGCATCGCCCGCGAGGCCGGTTCCGCCGCCGCGCTGGTGTCCAAGATCGAGCGCGCCGAGGCCATCGAGAACCTGGCCGAGATCGTCGAGGCCAGCGACGTGGTGATGGTGGCGCGCGGCGACCTGGGCGTGGAGATCGGCGATGCCGCGCTGCCCGGCCTGCAGAAAAAGATCATCAAGGAGTCGATCGAGCGCAACAAGCTGGTGATCACGGCGACGCAGATGCTGCAGTCGATGGTGGATTCGCCGATGCCGACCCGCGCCGAGGTGCTGGATGTCGCCAATGCGGTCATCGACGGCACCGACGCGGTGATGCTCTCGCAGGAAACCGCCGCCGGCCGCTACCCGGTGCTGGCCGTGGAGGCGATGGCGCGCATCTGCGTGGGCGCCGAAGCCACCTTCGACCGCGACCACGACTACGAGCAGGCCCAGCGCGACCTGCAACGCGCCGACCACGCCATCGCCATGGCCACGATGTTCCTGACCGAGCATGTCGGGCTGGCCGCCATCCTCGCCATGACCGAATCCGGCGGCACCGCGCGCTACCTGTCGCGCTTCCGCTCGCCGGTGCCGATCTACGCCTTCACCCGCCATGCCGACGCCCGCCGGCGCATGAGCCTGATGCGCGATGTCTTCCCCATCGATTTCGACAGCCGCGGCCTGGCCGCGCGCGATGCGGCGGTGAGCTCGGTGCGCCGGCTGTATGAGCAGGGCGCGCTGGCGACCGGCGACCGCGTCGTTTTCACCAGTGGCGACACCATGGAGCAGCATGGCGCCACCAATACCCTCCGCCTGCTGGAAGTGGGCGAGGGCGGCGCGGCCCGCGGGCTGGGCGAGCTCTAG
- a CDS encoding class I fructose-bisphosphate aldolase, whose translation MSIEQLAETARAMVAPGKGIIAIDESASTCQKRFDGVGIDCTEENRRAYRELLLTTPKANEYLAGAILFDETLRQSTRDGVPFAKYMADNGMIPGIKVDKGTHPLAGFPGEVVTEGLDGLRERLKEYYKLGARFAKWRAVITIGEDMPSGSCIEANSHALARYAALCQEQGLVPMVEPEVLMDGDHDIETCYEVTEVTLRSLFDALYQQNVMLEGTILKASMVVPGKNCPEQASVEEVAEATLMCLKSTVPAILPGIVFLSGGQSDEAATAHLDAMNRMGPNPWPLSFSYGRAMQQAALKLWSQDMTGNWAQAQDTVYARAKANGLAALGKWEG comes from the coding sequence ATGAGCATCGAACAGCTTGCCGAAACCGCCCGCGCGATGGTCGCCCCGGGCAAGGGCATCATCGCCATCGACGAGTCCGCCTCCACCTGCCAGAAGCGCTTCGACGGCGTCGGCATCGACTGCACCGAGGAGAACCGCCGCGCCTACCGCGAGCTGCTGCTGACCACGCCCAAGGCCAACGAATACCTGGCCGGCGCGATCCTGTTCGACGAGACCCTGCGCCAGTCGACCCGGGACGGCGTGCCGTTCGCCAAGTACATGGCCGACAACGGCATGATCCCGGGCATCAAGGTCGACAAGGGCACGCACCCGCTGGCCGGCTTCCCGGGCGAGGTGGTCACCGAAGGCCTGGACGGCCTGCGTGAGCGCCTGAAGGAGTACTACAAGCTCGGTGCCCGTTTCGCCAAGTGGCGCGCGGTCATCACCATCGGCGAAGACATGCCGTCGGGCAGCTGCATCGAGGCCAACAGCCACGCGCTGGCCCGTTACGCCGCGCTCTGCCAGGAGCAGGGCCTGGTGCCGATGGTCGAGCCGGAAGTGCTGATGGACGGCGACCACGACATCGAGACCTGCTACGAAGTCACCGAAGTCACCCTGCGCTCGCTGTTCGACGCGCTCTACCAGCAGAACGTCATGCTGGAAGGCACCATCCTCAAGGCCTCGATGGTCGTCCCCGGCAAGAACTGCCCGGAGCAGGCCAGCGTCGAGGAAGTGGCCGAAGCCACCCTGATGTGCCTCAAGTCGACCGTGCCGGCCATCCTGCCGGGCATCGTGTTCCTGTCGGGCGGCCAGAGCGACGAGGCCGCCACCGCGCACCTCGACGCGATGAACCGCATGGGCCCGAACCCGTGGCCGCTCAGCTTCTCCTACGGCCGCGCCATGCAGCAGGCCGCGCTGAAGCTGTGGTCGCAGGACATGACCGGCAACTGGGCCCAGGCGCAGGACACCGTCTACGCCCGCGCCAAGGCCAACGGTCTGGCCGCGCTGGGCAAGTGGGAAGGTTGA
- a CDS encoding HAD hydrolase-like protein, whose amino-acid sequence MLFFDLDGTLIDSSVGVTRCIAYSLERMGHAGLPQAELLGWIGPALRVSYATLFDDPADIARAEALYHERFDREGIPEFAVYPGIPEALQALHARGERMAVVTAKNEPQARRIIESLPFGQLFEDVIGASAEGHRSHKPELIAEALHRFGIAARHCSMTGDRHMDMEGAHHHGMRAVGVLWGFGGAEELREAGADALVAHPREWLQAWSVDSAAGH is encoded by the coding sequence ATGCTGTTTTTCGACCTGGACGGCACGCTGATCGATTCCTCGGTCGGCGTGACCCGCTGCATCGCTTACTCGCTGGAACGCATGGGCCATGCGGGCCTGCCGCAGGCCGAGCTGCTGGGCTGGATCGGGCCGGCGCTGCGGGTCAGCTACGCCACCTTGTTCGATGATCCCGCCGACATCGCGCGGGCGGAGGCGCTCTACCACGAGCGTTTCGACCGCGAAGGCATCCCCGAATTCGCCGTGTATCCGGGCATCCCCGAAGCGCTTCAGGCCCTGCACGCGCGCGGCGAACGGATGGCCGTGGTCACCGCGAAGAACGAGCCGCAGGCCCGCCGCATCATCGAATCACTGCCGTTCGGCCAGCTGTTCGAAGACGTGATCGGCGCATCGGCGGAGGGCCATCGCAGCCACAAACCCGAACTCATCGCCGAGGCGCTGCACCGCTTCGGCATCGCCGCCCGCCACTGCAGCATGACCGGCGACCGCCACATGGACATGGAGGGCGCGCATCACCACGGCATGCGCGCGGTCGGCGTGCTGTGGGGCTTCGGCGGTGCGGAGGAATTGCGCGAGGCGGGTGCGGATGCCCTGGTCGCGCATCCGCGCGAATGGCTGCAGGCGTGGTCGGTGGACAGCGCCGCCGGTCATTGA
- a CDS encoding efflux RND transporter periplasmic adaptor subunit translates to MRLSSPTQAFACLLLAASLTVLPGCRGGNDEAAKKGGDRDRPVPVGIETVRQQPWQDTVQALGTVRARESVDVTAKVSESVQRVHFESGQEVGRGAVLVTLTGQQQLAALRAAEASAAEAEQLYQRQAQLAAQQLIARASLDSQRATRDAARAQVAQVRANLSDRQIRAPFAGVLGIRQVSPGALVTPGTVIATLDDIARVYVDFPLPEGALAGAGTGQAVSATTAAWPGRSFDGTVSTVSARVDEGSRAATVRADFPNPDRALKPGMLMEVRLARGEAPALVVPEIAVQQVGSETFVWRVNGDGSVEKANVEVGGRIPGQVMVSKGLAAGDRVVTEGVGKVKAGAKVVEAGAPPKQASGG, encoded by the coding sequence ATGCGCTTGAGTTCCCCCACGCAGGCCTTCGCCTGCCTGTTGCTTGCCGCTTCACTCACCGTGCTGCCCGGTTGCCGGGGCGGCAATGACGAAGCCGCGAAGAAAGGCGGCGACCGCGACCGCCCGGTGCCGGTCGGCATCGAGACCGTGCGCCAGCAGCCGTGGCAGGACACGGTGCAGGCGCTCGGTACGGTGCGTGCGCGGGAATCGGTGGATGTCACCGCCAAGGTCAGCGAGAGCGTGCAGCGCGTCCACTTCGAGAGCGGGCAGGAGGTCGGGCGCGGCGCGGTGCTGGTCACCCTGACCGGGCAGCAGCAACTGGCTGCCTTGCGCGCCGCCGAAGCCAGTGCCGCCGAAGCCGAACAGCTCTACCAGCGGCAGGCCCAGCTGGCCGCGCAGCAGTTGATCGCGCGCGCCTCGCTCGACAGCCAGCGCGCCACCCGCGACGCCGCCCGCGCGCAGGTCGCGCAGGTCCGCGCCAACCTCTCCGACCGGCAGATCCGCGCGCCGTTCGCCGGCGTGCTCGGCATCCGCCAGGTCAGCCCGGGCGCGCTGGTCACGCCGGGTACGGTCATCGCCACGCTGGACGACATCGCCCGCGTGTACGTGGACTTCCCGCTGCCGGAAGGCGCGCTCGCCGGTGCCGGGACCGGCCAGGCGGTGAGTGCGACCACCGCCGCATGGCCGGGCCGCAGCTTCGACGGCACCGTGTCCACCGTGTCCGCGCGCGTGGACGAGGGCAGCCGCGCCGCCACCGTGCGCGCCGACTTCCCCAATCCCGACCGTGCGCTCAAGCCCGGCATGTTGATGGAGGTGCGGCTGGCGCGTGGCGAAGCCCCGGCGCTGGTGGTGCCGGAAATCGCCGTGCAGCAGGTCGGCAGCGAGACCTTCGTGTGGCGGGTGAACGGCGACGGCAGCGTCGAGAAGGCGAATGTCGAAGTCGGCGGCCGCATCCCCGGCCAGGTCATGGTGTCGAAGGGCCTGGCCGCCGGTGATCGCGTGGTGACCGAAGGCGTCGGCAAGGTCAAGGCCGGCGCGAAGGTGGTCGAAGCCGGCGCGCCGCCGAAGCAGGCATCGGGCGGATGA
- a CDS encoding phosphoglycerate kinase, producing MSITRMTDLDLAGKRVLIRQDLNVPVDGGRVTSDQRITASIPTLQAALDAGAAVMVMSHLGRPKEGEWSEADSLAPVARRLSELMGRDVPLVKDWVDGVDVAPGQLVLLENCRMNVGEGKDDEALSKKYAALADVFVMDAFGTAHRAQASTHGVIRQAKQAAGGPLLMAELDALAKALDNPARPLLAIVAGSKVSTKLELLSSLVGKVDQLIVGGGIANTFIAAMGHGVGKSLSEPDLIDTAKKIMADAKARGADIPLPLDVVVAPAFAADAPATVKKVDEVGADDMILDIGPETAKQYAAMIAKAGTVVWNGPVGVFEFDAFGEGTKALAKAIAASPAFSIAGGGDTLAAVDKYGIENEVSYISTGGGAFLEFLEGKQLPAVAALETRAG from the coding sequence ATGTCCATCACCCGCATGACCGACCTCGACCTCGCCGGCAAGCGCGTCCTGATCCGGCAGGACCTGAACGTACCGGTCGATGGCGGCCGCGTGACCTCCGACCAGCGCATCACCGCGTCCATCCCCACGCTGCAGGCGGCGCTCGATGCCGGCGCCGCGGTCATGGTGATGTCGCATCTGGGCCGCCCGAAGGAAGGCGAGTGGAGCGAGGCCGATTCGCTCGCGCCGGTGGCCCGGCGCCTGTCCGAGCTGATGGGCCGCGACGTGCCGCTGGTGAAGGACTGGGTCGATGGCGTCGATGTCGCCCCGGGCCAGCTGGTGCTGCTGGAGAACTGCCGCATGAACGTCGGCGAGGGCAAGGACGACGAGGCGCTGTCGAAGAAGTACGCCGCACTGGCCGATGTCTTCGTGATGGATGCCTTCGGCACCGCGCATCGCGCGCAGGCCTCGACGCACGGCGTCATCCGCCAGGCGAAGCAGGCGGCCGGCGGCCCGCTGCTGATGGCCGAGCTCGACGCGCTGGCCAAGGCGCTCGACAACCCGGCGCGCCCGCTGCTGGCCATCGTCGCCGGCAGCAAGGTCAGCACCAAGCTCGAGCTGCTGTCGTCGCTGGTCGGCAAGGTGGACCAGCTGATCGTCGGTGGCGGCATCGCCAACACCTTCATCGCGGCGATGGGCCACGGCGTCGGCAAGTCGCTGAGCGAGCCCGACCTCATCGACACCGCGAAGAAGATCATGGCCGATGCGAAGGCGCGTGGTGCCGACATCCCGCTGCCGCTCGACGTGGTGGTGGCGCCGGCATTCGCCGCGGATGCGCCGGCCACGGTGAAGAAGGTCGATGAAGTCGGCGCCGACGACATGATCCTCGACATCGGGCCGGAGACTGCCAAGCAGTACGCCGCGATGATCGCCAAGGCCGGCACCGTGGTCTGGAACGGACCGGTCGGCGTGTTCGAATTCGATGCCTTCGGCGAAGGCACCAAGGCGCTGGCGAAAGCGATCGCCGCCTCGCCCGCGTTCTCCATCGCCGGCGGCGGCGACACGCTGGCCGCGGTCGACAAGTACGGCATCGAGAACGAGGTGTCGTACATCTCCACCGGCGGCGGCGCCTTCCTCGAATTCCTGGAAGGCAAGCAGCTGCCCGCGGTCGCCGCGCTGGAAACGCGCGCCGGCTGA
- a CDS encoding efflux RND transporter permease subunit codes for MKISDLSIRRPVLAVVMSLLLVVLGVMAFTRLTLRELPAIDPPIVSVQVSYPGASASVVETRITQTLEDALSGIEGINTIESRSRNGSSDISIEFLPTRDIEAAANDIRNAVSRVADRMPEEADPPEISKVESDSDPILWLNLRSSKMDMLQLTDYAQRYLVDRLSSLEGVAQVRLGGGQRYAMRVWLDGDAMAARGLTAADIETALRNENVELGAGRIESKDRDFILRVARDYTSDAAFAAMPVGRGSDGYVVRLGDVAKVKLESAERRSYYHSNGEPAMGLGIVKTSTANSLDVAREAKAEAERIQKTLPEGTEIYVAFDSTTFIDTAVERVYATLLEAVALVLIVIWLFLGSVRAALIPAVTVPVCLIASFTALWAFGFTINLLTLLALVLCIGLVVDDAIVVVENIQRRVDLGEPALVAARRGTAQVAFAVLATTAVLIAVFLPVGFLQGNTGRLFRELSVALAAAVAISAFVALTLTPMMASKLLKPHAGPHAVKENRVSAWLNARFDKVAVGYGKTLDRHVHRVGFFGAAMVVCLLAMVALFKLLPSELAPAEDRGSFQLTMEGPEGAGFDYTVAQMQKVEKILGGEIGEGKPIVRANPRVPGSFGASEEMHTGRASIFLQDWHERSQSTAEVAEALQKKFSGLNGVRVRTQVGGGLVRTRGQPFQMVLGGPDYAELAQWRDILLAKMDENPGLTGADSDYKETRPQMRVLIDKARAADLGVTATAIGRALETMMGGRRVTTFVDNGEEYDVMLQAGRDARASIADLDALQVRGRDGTLIPLGNLVTLKEIAEPASFNRFNRLRSITLSAGLAPGYRLGDAVAWAQDTARAELPDHAQISWKGESRELQQSGGEVLLTFAMALLIVYLALAAQFESFLHPLVIMLTVPLGVLGALIGLWISGGTLNLFSQIGIVMLVGLAAKNGILIVEFANQLRDAGRSVHEAIVEAASVRLRPILMTSIATIMGAVPLVLAGGPGSASRGTIGIVVIFGLAFSTFLSLFVVPAFYALLAPRTKSPEALSRRLEELEADTPQAGGHA; via the coding sequence ATGAAGATCTCCGACCTGTCGATCCGCCGGCCGGTGCTGGCGGTGGTGATGAGCCTGCTGCTGGTCGTGCTCGGCGTGATGGCCTTCACCCGGTTGACGCTGCGCGAACTGCCGGCCATCGACCCGCCCATCGTCTCGGTGCAGGTGAGCTATCCGGGCGCGTCGGCCAGCGTGGTCGAGACCCGGATCACCCAGACGCTGGAGGACGCGCTGTCCGGCATCGAGGGCATCAACACCATTGAGTCGCGCAGCCGCAACGGCAGCTCCGACATCAGCATCGAATTCCTGCCCACGCGCGACATCGAGGCCGCCGCCAACGACATCCGCAACGCGGTCAGCCGCGTCGCCGACCGCATGCCGGAAGAGGCCGACCCGCCGGAGATCAGCAAGGTCGAGAGCGACTCGGACCCGATCCTCTGGCTCAACCTGCGCTCCAGCAAGATGGACATGCTGCAGCTCACCGACTACGCGCAGCGTTACCTGGTCGACCGCCTGTCCAGCCTGGAAGGCGTGGCGCAGGTGCGGCTGGGCGGTGGCCAGCGCTATGCGATGCGCGTGTGGCTGGATGGCGACGCGATGGCCGCGCGCGGCCTGACCGCCGCCGACATCGAAACCGCGCTGCGCAACGAGAACGTGGAACTGGGCGCGGGCCGCATCGAGTCGAAGGACCGCGACTTCATCCTGCGCGTGGCCCGCGACTACACCAGCGATGCGGCGTTCGCGGCGATGCCGGTCGGGCGCGGCAGCGACGGCTACGTGGTGCGGCTGGGCGATGTGGCGAAGGTGAAGCTGGAATCCGCCGAACGCCGCTCGTACTACCACAGCAATGGCGAACCGGCGATGGGCCTGGGCATCGTCAAGACCTCCACCGCCAACAGCCTCGATGTAGCCCGCGAAGCCAAGGCCGAGGCCGAACGCATCCAGAAAACCCTGCCCGAGGGCACCGAGATCTACGTCGCCTTCGACAGCACCACCTTCATCGACACCGCCGTCGAGCGCGTCTACGCCACCCTGCTGGAAGCGGTTGCGCTGGTGCTCATCGTCATCTGGCTGTTCCTGGGCAGCGTGCGTGCGGCGCTGATCCCGGCAGTCACGGTGCCGGTCTGCCTGATCGCCTCGTTCACCGCGCTGTGGGCGTTCGGTTTCACCATCAACCTGCTCACGTTGCTGGCGTTGGTGCTGTGTATCGGGCTGGTGGTCGATGACGCGATCGTGGTGGTGGAGAACATCCAGCGCCGCGTCGACCTGGGCGAACCGGCGCTGGTCGCCGCACGCCGTGGCACCGCGCAGGTGGCGTTCGCGGTGCTGGCGACGACGGCGGTGCTGATCGCGGTGTTCCTGCCGGTCGGCTTCCTGCAGGGCAATACCGGCCGCCTGTTCCGCGAGCTGTCGGTGGCGCTGGCCGCGGCGGTGGCGATTTCCGCCTTCGTCGCGCTCACGCTCACGCCGATGATGGCGTCGAAGCTGCTCAAGCCGCATGCCGGGCCGCACGCGGTGAAAGAGAATCGCGTCAGCGCCTGGCTCAACGCGCGCTTCGACAAGGTGGCGGTGGGCTACGGGAAGACGCTCGATCGCCACGTGCATCGCGTCGGTTTCTTCGGTGCGGCGATGGTGGTCTGCCTGCTCGCGATGGTGGCGCTGTTCAAGCTGCTGCCCAGCGAACTGGCCCCGGCTGAGGATCGCGGCTCGTTCCAGCTGACGATGGAAGGACCGGAAGGCGCCGGCTTCGACTACACCGTGGCGCAGATGCAGAAGGTGGAGAAGATCCTCGGCGGCGAGATCGGCGAGGGCAAGCCGATCGTGCGCGCCAATCCGCGCGTGCCCGGCAGCTTCGGTGCCAGCGAGGAAATGCACACCGGCCGCGCCAGCATCTTCCTGCAGGACTGGCACGAACGCAGCCAGTCCACCGCCGAAGTGGCCGAGGCCCTGCAGAAGAAGTTCTCCGGGCTCAACGGCGTGCGCGTGCGCACGCAGGTGGGTGGCGGCCTGGTGCGCACGCGCGGCCAGCCGTTCCAGATGGTGCTGGGTGGACCGGACTACGCCGAACTCGCCCAGTGGCGCGACATCCTGCTGGCCAAGATGGATGAGAACCCCGGCCTGACCGGCGCGGATTCCGACTACAAGGAAACCCGGCCGCAGATGCGCGTGCTGATCGACAAGGCGCGTGCGGCGGATCTCGGCGTCACCGCGACAGCCATCGGTCGCGCGCTGGAGACGATGATGGGCGGCCGCCGCGTCACCACCTTCGTCGACAACGGCGAGGAATACGACGTGATGCTGCAGGCCGGCCGCGACGCGCGCGCTTCCATCGCCGACCTCGATGCGCTGCAGGTGCGTGGCCGCGACGGTACGCTGATCCCGCTCGGCAACCTGGTCACGCTGAAGGAAATCGCCGAGCCGGCCAGCTTCAACCGCTTCAACCGCCTGCGCTCCATCACGTTGTCCGCCGGTCTTGCGCCGGGCTATCGACTGGGCGATGCCGTGGCCTGGGCGCAGGACACCGCCCGCGCCGAACTGCCCGACCACGCACAGATCAGCTGGAAGGGCGAGTCGCGCGAACTGCAGCAGTCCGGTGGCGAAGTGCTGCTGACCTTCGCGATGGCGCTGCTGATCGTCTATCTGGCCTTGGCCGCGCAGTTCGAAAGCTTCCTGCACCCGCTGGTGATCATGCTCACCGTGCCGCTGGGTGTGCTCGGCGCGTTGATCGGCCTGTGGATCAGCGGCGGCACGCTCAACCTGTTCTCGCAGATCGGCATCGTGATGCTGGTCGGGCTGGCGGCGAAGAACGGCATCCTGATCGTCGAATTCGCCAACCAGTTGCGCGATGCCGGCCGCAGCGTCCACGAAGCCATCGTCGAAGCCGCGTCGGTGCGCCTGCGCCCGATCCTGATGACCTCCATCGCCACCATCATGGGCGCGGTGCCGCTGGTGCTGGCCGGCGGCCCGGGCTCGGCCAGCCGCGGCACCATCGGCATCGTGGTGATCTTCGGGCTCGCCTTCTCCACCTTCCTGTCGCTGTTCGTGGTGCCGGCGTTCTACGCGCTGCTGGCGCCGCGCACGAAGTCGCCGGAAGCGCTCTCGCGCCGGCTGGAAGAACTCGAAGCCGACACCCCGCAGGCCGGAGGCCACGCATGA